The following are encoded together in the Bradyrhizobium algeriense genome:
- a CDS encoding GNAT family N-acetyltransferase, with amino-acid sequence MTTIRDLQIRRLEPSDAALYREIRLEGLRISPEAFGSTFEKENAQPLSWFEAVLGRVDIFGAFLDGTLAGVAAYAAQEGSKQAHKATLWGMYVRNTARNLGLGKKLVVAVLNHARERVEMIQLTVVSENDDARRLYSASGFVEYGYEKRGLKRDGRYYDRVLMVNYLGEGLN; translated from the coding sequence ATGACCACTATTCGTGACCTGCAGATCCGACGCCTGGAGCCTTCGGATGCTGCCCTGTACAGGGAGATCCGGCTGGAAGGTCTTCGGATAAGTCCCGAAGCATTCGGCAGCACGTTTGAGAAGGAAAACGCGCAGCCGCTGTCGTGGTTCGAAGCCGTCCTTGGCCGCGTCGACATCTTCGGCGCTTTCCTCGATGGGACGCTTGCGGGCGTGGCGGCATATGCTGCGCAGGAAGGTTCGAAGCAAGCGCATAAGGCGACGCTTTGGGGCATGTACGTGCGAAACACCGCAAGAAATCTAGGGCTTGGGAAGAAGCTTGTCGTGGCGGTTCTCAACCATGCACGCGAACGCGTCGAGATGATTCAACTGACCGTGGTAAGCGAGAACGACGATGCGCGCCGGCTTTACAGCGCCTCGGGCTTTGTCGAGTACGGCTATGAAAAGAGGGGTCTCAAGCGGGACGGGCGATATTACGATCGTGTCCTGATGGTCAATTACCTCGGCGAAGGCCTGAACTAG
- a CDS encoding SDR family oxidoreductase, producing MNELDFSGRQVLVVGGSSGIGNGIAQAFRAKGARVAVCGTRASAADYSPDEGSHLEGLDYLRLDVSDPKAIEALKPPFAKLDVLVLAQGAVIYRRGEFEMDGFRKVLEVNLMSLMACATKFHAMLSASQGSLIIVSSTAAYHSTMGNPAYNASKTGAMGLTRTLGEAWAENGIRVNGIAPGLVDTKMTKATTSNPKRLEGALERIPLKRLGTPADMAGAALFLASPLSSYIIGQTIVVDGGLIL from the coding sequence ATGAACGAACTGGATTTCAGCGGCAGGCAGGTGCTGGTGGTCGGCGGCTCCAGCGGCATCGGTAACGGCATCGCGCAGGCCTTCCGCGCCAAGGGCGCGCGTGTCGCCGTCTGCGGTACCCGCGCAAGTGCAGCGGACTATTCGCCTGACGAAGGATCACATCTCGAAGGTCTCGATTACCTCCGGCTCGACGTCAGCGACCCGAAGGCGATCGAAGCCTTGAAACCGCCATTTGCAAAACTCGACGTGCTGGTGCTGGCGCAGGGCGCGGTGATCTACCGCCGCGGCGAATTCGAAATGGATGGCTTTCGCAAGGTGCTGGAAGTCAATTTGATGAGCCTGATGGCGTGCGCGACCAAATTTCACGCGATGCTGAGCGCCAGCCAAGGCTCGCTCATCATTGTCAGTTCGACCGCCGCCTATCATTCCACCATGGGTAATCCGGCGTACAACGCCTCGAAGACCGGCGCGATGGGCTTGACGCGCACACTCGGCGAGGCGTGGGCCGAGAACGGCATCCGCGTCAACGGCATCGCGCCCGGCCTGGTCGACACCAAGATGACCAAGGCGACGACATCAAATCCGAAACGCCTCGAAGGCGCGCTGGAGCGGATCCCGCTGAAGCGGCTCGGTACGCCAGCCGACATGGCCGGTGCGGCACTGTTCCTGGCCTCGCCGCTTTCGTCCTACATCATCGGCCAGACCATCGTGGTAGATGGCGGGCTTATACTTTGA
- a CDS encoding CsbD family protein, whose amino-acid sequence MDKDRIAGSAQDFAGKVESTVGDMAGDAKTQAEGRAREAAGTVQNLYGQAKDAARDATDAAVNYAKDAYENSGDTVRSSQQAVAKTVRENPLGALLVAGGIGFALALLMTRPPRRPPPRWRYYG is encoded by the coding sequence ATGGACAAGGATCGGATTGCCGGCTCGGCCCAGGATTTTGCGGGTAAGGTCGAAAGCACTGTCGGGGACATGGCTGGCGATGCGAAGACGCAAGCCGAAGGCCGCGCGCGCGAAGCAGCCGGCACGGTGCAAAATCTCTACGGCCAGGCCAAGGATGCGGCCCGGGACGCCACCGACGCCGCCGTCAACTATGCCAAGGACGCCTATGAAAACAGCGGCGACACCGTTCGCAGCAGTCAGCAAGCGGTGGCGAAGACCGTGCGGGAAAATCCGCTCGGCGCGCTGTTGGTCGCAGGTGGAATTGGATTTGCGCTGGCACTGTTGATGACACGCCCGCCGCGCCGTCCGCCGCCGCGCTGGCGCTATTACGGATAG